GGCGGCGCCTACGTGACCTACCTCAGGAGAGCACCGTGAGCCGGCAGAGTTCAGCCTATTTCACCCCCTCGTTCCAGGACCCACCTTGAACACCAGCGTAGCCACCATTTCGATAACCAGGGCATATACAGCGCCCAGCACCACGATCGCAAAAGCTATGCCTATGCCCATCTGCGGCGCCTCAACAAAGAAAGCTGCCAGGGGCAGGCTAAAGATCACCCCCAGCACCAGGGCGTGCAGCCACCACCGCAACTGCAGCCTGCTGATGCCCAAGCCGAAGCCCATCACCGTCCTGCCGAGGATGACGGCAAACGCTGTGGACGTACTCACCAATGGGTCCTTGGCACTAATCAGGCCCCAACAGACCACGCCAAACACCAAACCCAACAGCGTGCACAGGACAAGGCGCTTGTTCACGCTTCCTCCTTTCCATTCGCTTGCCACCTCTTAAGATTTTTCTGGAAAGAGCTTGGCCAGGCTCTCCCTGCTTGGTGGTGGGGTCAACAGGCTCACCACCACCAGACCAAGGAAAGAGGCCAGAAACGCCGGATAGATACTGGGGATGCCCCAGGGGTCCCCCCCCTTGAGCACCGACGGAAAGGCGTAGGGAACAACGACCTCAAGGACCAGCGCGACCACTGCCCCGGCCACGATGGAGGTCACCCCGCCCGCCTTGGTGGCGCGTTTCCACGCCAGCGCCGCGATCAGGGCCGGCGTGATGGCCACGCCGTACATGGTGTACGCGAAGTAGGAATACTTGAGCACCGAAATCGGCAGATGAAGAACTGTGGGAACGAAGATCATCAAAAACGCGCACAAGCCCAGAATGACAATGAAGGTCTTTTGCAGAGCCACCATGCGTTTTTGCTCTGCGTGCGGGTTGAGAAAACGCTGGTAGATATCGCGCATGATGCTGGTGGTCGGCGAGAGCAGGTAGTTCATGCCGGTGGAGATGACCACGGCGCATGCTGCAGCCAGAAGGAGAAGCCCCACGGGTGCTGGCACCATGTGGCGGGCAGCCTGCAGCACCACAGAAGCAGGATCAATCCCTTTGTCCCAGAAATAGGCCGCGCCGTAGATGGCGATCACCACTACGACGGTCTCCACCACAATCGTGCCCAGGATCCAGAAGACGACAGCTTTGCGCGCCTCCCTTGCGCTACCTGCACTGTAGAACTTCTGGTACATGCTCTGCACCCCGAGCAGGAGGAGCATGGTGGCAAGGCAATAGCTGAGCGCCTTCAGGACAGGGTACTCGCCAAAGTCAGGAGAAAAGGCCGCCATGTGCCCTGGAGGTAGCGTCTGGGCGGCGGCTTTCCATCCTCCGGCTGCGGCCACGGTAAAAGGCGTCGCCACGCAGCAGGCCAGCACAATGATGATGCCATTGGGCAGGTCGGTGTGAGCCACGGCCACCATGCCGCCCAGGGCGACAAAGAGAATCACGAAACCGGCGGCCAACGCCTGCCCCACCTCGACACTCACTCTCCCGTCGGTGACCACGTTGAGAATGTAGCCACCCGCTCGAAACTGATAGGAGACGATAGTCGTGAAGGCGATGATGAGGGCAATGGCGCCAAACAGGCGCGCAAACTTGCCATAACGCTCCTCCAAGATATCACCTACCGTGTACTGCCCGAAGGTGCGGATCTTGCCGGCGAGGAAGTAGATGATGGCAATACCGAC
This genomic stretch from Calditrichota bacterium harbors:
- a CDS encoding sodium:solute symporter family protein, with product MVWYLYVILGYLLVLTVLNFYRAGRVKTQDDMMVAGRSLNTTKMVFTLVCTWIGSGTFIAGAEYAYKAGWSSLWLPAGAWVGIAIIYFLAGKIRTFGQYTVGDILEERYGKFARLFGAIALIIAFTTIVSYQFRAGGYILNVVTDGRVSVEVGQALAAGFVILFVALGGMVAVAHTDLPNGIIIVLACCVATPFTVAAAGGWKAAAQTLPPGHMAAFSPDFGEYPVLKALSYCLATMLLLLGVQSMYQKFYSAGSAREARKAVVFWILGTIVVETVVVVIAIYGAAYFWDKGIDPASVVLQAARHMVPAPVGLLLLAAACAVVISTGMNYLLSPTTSIMRDIYQRFLNPHAEQKRMVALQKTFIVILGLCAFLMIFVPTVLHLPISVLKYSYFAYTMYGVAITPALIAALAWKRATKAGGVTSIVAGAVVALVLEVVVPYAFPSVLKGGDPWGIPSIYPAFLASFLGLVVVSLLTPPPSRESLAKLFPEKS